CTGACCTTCCGACTCGACTCCGACCATGTCCGCGAACTCCTACCTCTCGCCGGCGAGGAACTCGACCTGGACGGCTATAAGCTCCGTGTCGGTGTGCCGACCACGTACTTGCTCAAGCCGGCGGCGACTCTTCGCAGCCGACTCGTCACGTTCAAGCACCGCATGGACCCCGAGTCGTTCCTCGCCAAGGCGCAGGAGGAGTTCTCCAGACTCGGAATCATGGGAACGCCCGGCCTCATCCGTCGCAGTGGGACCAAGTCACTTGAAGGCCGCAAGGAGATGACTGCTGACCGTTCGCCTTCCATCCGTCGCACTCTCCGCATCCACGACAAGGAAGTCGTGGGCTTCGCGATGGAAGTCTCGGGCCTCTCTGCCGACGATTCCCTCCGACTGCAAGAGCATGGCCTCGGCGGTCGCCGCCGCTTCGGCTGCGGCATCTTCGTGCCGACGCGGCACGCCTGATGGCCGACTTCGTGCGTCTGCTGGCAAAGTCCAGCGACAATCCCGACGCACCGCTCGATTCCGAAACGCTGCCGGGCCACACGCGCAACGTGCTTGCCACGGCGTCAACGCTCGCGGACACGGTCGGCCAGCAAGCGCTCAGCTCGCTTGGCCTCAATGATGCGTTCAATGCAGAGTTCCTTCGGGCCGCTCTCCTACGCGCGGCCGTCCTCCACGACCTCGGCAAGGCCAACGACCAGTTCCAGCTTGCCGTCCGCAAGCCCGGCACAGCTCAAGCGCTCAGGCACGAATGGGTCAGCGTTTGGTTGGCCCTGCGCGACGACCGCCTGAACCGATGGCTCCTTGCGGACTGCACGCCTGTCGTCCGCAGCGCGGCCCTCTACGCGGCGCTGGGACATCACCTGAAGCTGAAGGACGCCGCTGACATTGCTGTCCGCACCGCCGGAACCACCGCGAGGCTGTCACTCAATCACCCCGACTTCCGTTCCTGCCTTCAGCACGGCGAGGCGCTCGCTGGCCTGCCTCGTGCTCCATCGCTGACGTCCTGCAGCATTGACCTCTTGGCTCGGCCGCTGGCCGAACTCCGAGACTGGCTCCGCGACGACGACTGGTGGACCGAGAAGGCAACCACCGAAGAGAAACGGTTCGTGGCTCTGGTCAAAGCCCTGCTCATCAGCGCCGATGTAGCCGGTTCCGCCGTACCGCGCTCAGGGGAAAGCCCGGAGCGATGGACTGAGTCGGCCGTGGCAGAAGCCTGCACGGTGGACATGCTCGCCGAGGTGGTCTCCAAGCGCCTTGGTGCGCATGCCTCGCGGCCCTTCCAGGAACAAGTGCGGGACACGCCAGGCCGCCTCACGTTCGTCCGAGCCGGCTGCGGCAGCGGCAAGACACTGGCCGCATACATGTGGGCCCAGAAGAAGGCAGTCGGCAGGAAGCTCTTTGTCTGCTACCCGACTACCGGCACCACGACTGAAGGATTCCGCGACTACATCGAGGCTGCCGACATGGCCGAGCACGCCCAACTCAAGCACGGCCGCAGCGCCGCCGACATCGAACTCCTGCTCGAAGACCGCACCGCCGACGTGCTGGAACGCACCAAACGCTACGAGTCGCTGACCACGTGGCACACGCCCATCACGCTCTGCACGGTGGACTATGTTCTCGGCCTCATCCAGAACTACCGTTCCGCGCTCTTCTCGTTTCCGGGCATAGCCAACGGTGCGTTCGTCTTCGATGAGGTGCACCAGTACGGTGACCGCCTCTTCGCCGAGCTACTGAGGTTCATGGACACGTTCCGTGGTACGCCGGTCTTGTTGATGACCGCCATGCTGCCGGACCAGCGCCTTCAGGCTTTGCGGCAGGCAACGGCCGACTCGGGCGCGGAACTACAGGTGGTCGATGGCCCGGCCGGACTCGAAGAGCTACCGCGGTACGAAGTGGCCGGCGTTCAGACCGAGGAACCTTGGCAGCAGGTTGACCAGACGCTCGCCCGAGGCGGCAAGGTCCTGTGGGTAGCGAACACGATAGACCGGGCGGTCTCGTTCGCGCAGGCCGCGAACGGCCGCAACCCGCTCATCTATCACAGCCGTTACCGCTACGTAGACCGCCTGAAGAAACACGCGGCCGTGATGACCGCGTTTGACGACGGCAACCCGAAGGTCTCGCTGGCCGTGTCAACGCAGGTATGCGAGGTGTCCCTGGACATCTCGGCCGACCTGCTCGTCACCGACATGGCACCGATACCCGCGCTCATCCAGCGCCTCGGTCGCCTCAACCGTCGCGCGTCGCCGGACGACCCGAGGCCGGTGTGCCGCGCGCTCGTTCTGCGCCCTGACAATCGGTTCCCCTATGATGAAGAGGAATTCGACTTCGCGACTATCGAGAAGTGGCTGGCTCGGCTTGCCGGACGACCGGTGTCTCAGCGTGACTTGGCCGAGGCCTTTGCCGCCGAGGACAATGGCGTCGAACCTCAGCCCGTGGAATCTGCGTGGCTCGACGGTGGCCCGCTGGCCTATCAGCAACCCGCGCGCGAAGGCGAAGGGTCAGTGTCGGTGCTACTGCCCGAGGACAAAGCGGCATGCCTGACTCGCTCGGGCAGACCGGACACGAAGCAGGTGACTCGTCTCGCAATTCCGATGCCGCTGGGCCGGGTCGCGAAGGAAGTTGAGCATTGGGACCACGTCGGGTCTGCACTGGTTGCGCCCGCCGGTCGTATCGAATACTCCGAACAATGGGGAGGCAAATGGGCAAAGAAAAACAAATGACCGTTGAGAGTCCGTTGACCATAGGGCTGTTCGATTCAGGCATGACCGCCCTGCACAAGGTGGGCCTTGCCGGACTGTGGATGACACTCAAGGTGCTCGACACAGACAAGGCCGCGATCCTCCGCCGCCCGACCGGATGCGGATGGGAACTTGGCGACCATGCTGTGAAGCTCGTCTGGGACGGCAACCTTGCCCAGTTCCTCGCCTGGCTCATCGACGAGTCCTTCAAGCTGGACAAGAAAGGGCTATTCTGGTTCCCGGCCCTTGGCGAGCCAATAGCCAACCCGCAGCAGGCAGTAGTCCTGCAGTCAGCCGTGCTGGGGTCGTTCCTGCAGCATGGCCGAACGCGCAAGGCCGACAAGTCCATCGAGGCTGGAGGCAGCCTGTCCGTAACGGTAGACGACGCGCCACTGGTCGTTACGTATCGGCGCGTGCAGCACTACGCTCATCAGGACGCCGACTTCCCACCGGACGGACTCGTCCGGCTTGCCGGCTGGCACTTCCCGGGCGGCGCGGTTCGCCACACTGGGCTCGGTAATACAACCGCGCTTGAGGAACCGCTTGGCCGGACGCTTGCCTTGCAGTTCGCAGTTGTGGGCGCAGTATACTTCGAAGTCAGGCGGCGCGGTCAGGGCACGCGGACAGCGTACTCAATCGTGCTGCCCGAAGTCACAGACCTCAGCGCCTACGCCCGCGCCCGCGCGCTGTTCGTCCGCTACGGCATCCAGCAGCTCGTTGCGTCCGGCTCAGCCGACGCCGGTATGCGCGTGCTGGCCGAACTCCATGCTGCGGGCATCCTCGCCGACGTACGCTCGGCTTCCTGCCGGGTTGTGTCATTCGGTGTTGTGCCGTGGTCGTCGCAACAGAAGACCCGCGTCCAGTTGCTGACGGTGCGGCCCGGCTCGGCAGAAGGACTGCGCACGTATGCTGCCTGCCGCGCGGTCCTGTCCCCGAAGCTCGTGCGGCGCGAGGACAAGCCGCCCTTCTGGGACGTACCGCTTGTGCCCGACATGGTCGCTCGCAACGCGGCATCCGGACAACCGTGGTACATTGGCTTCGCGGACCTAGTAGCCGACAAAGACCGCCGCGAACACGTATTCAGATATGAGAGAGGAGGACTGACAAAGATGGTAGATGACTCACAGACCATGCCCGAAGGTGCGGACCGGACGTTCATCCTTGCCTGCCAGGAAGCCCTGCGCCGGTACATGGGCCAGAAGTTCGGCCGAGCCGGCGGGGCAGACTGGGGCACCGAGTTTGAGAAGGTACGCGTGAGCTTTGCCCGGTGCAAGAACGCACATACGTTGAGGGAGACCATGACCGATTTCTGGGCCAGAGGTGGCGCGCTGCACCAGGGCGACAAGTCCCTGCTCAAGAGCGAAGGCCTCTGGTGGCAGCAGGTGTTGCCGCTGTTCAACGAGAAGAACTGGCGCCGCGCCAAGGACCTTGCCCTGCTCGCGCTGGCGTCGTATCCGGGCGGCAAGGAAGAAGACAAGTAAGGAGGAAAGCATGAGTAAACATCTCTTCGGTATCATCGTCACGCCGTTCGGGACCGCCGCCAACAACCGGGGTGAGAACGAAGGCAACATCACGACGCTCCAGAAGATGCTCTGGAACGGCGAAGTCCACTCGACCGTGTCCGCCGAGGCCATCCGCTGGGCATATCGCTACTTCTGGCAGCGTTCCGGCCTGCCGGTCAACCGCAAGTGGGACGAACAGAAGAACGACCACGTCTGGCAGGACCCGAAGTGGCTGCCGTGGACAGACCCGACCGGCAAAGGCAAGGGCAAGGACACGTTCATCGATGATGACGTCATGGGCTTCATGCTGGCCGAAGCCGGCAAGACGGAAGGCAACGACGCCGAGGCGGGCAAGGGGAAAAGGACCAAGGGCACTTGTGACAAACGTCGCGGCCCGCTTGAACTCACCCGCTCAGTCTCGCTGACACCGTTCTCCGGCGACATCACCTTCAACGCCAAGAGCGGCGAAAAGGGTAGCACCAGTCTCTACGGAACCGAAATCCACGCGACGCGCTACCAGTATGGGCTGGCGCTCACGCCCAAGGCGCTCGCCGAGCCTGAGCGGGCACTCGCAGTCGTGGACGCCGCCATAAGCCTGTCTGAAGTCGCGGGCAATCAGTCGCGGTTCCTCTTCGACTTTTCACCCGAGTCGGTCGTCTTCCGCTGGACCGACGACTTTGCCCCCCGCATGCTCTACGCCTACGCGCAGGACGCCGAGGGCAAGCTCACAGTGCCGGCCCTGCTTCGCGTCGTTGAGTCCGGCGACATCGACCCGGATGAACTGGTCATCGGAGGCACAATCGCGGCGGACCCGGGCGTGA
This genomic interval from bacterium contains the following:
- the cas6 gene encoding type I-MYXAN CRISPR-associated protein Cas6/Cmx6; translation: MPTIDIGFRLTGREIPADHSYALYGAVSRHVPWTHDSAQETLGIHPINGLLAGNRLLHLTPSSRLTFRLDSDHVRELLPLAGEELDLDGYKLRVGVPTTYLLKPAATLRSRLVTFKHRMDPESFLAKAQEEFSRLGIMGTPGLIRRSGTKSLEGRKEMTADRSPSIRRTLRIHDKEVVGFAMEVSGLSADDSLRLQEHGLGGRRRFGCGIFVPTRHA
- the cas3 gene encoding CRISPR-associated helicase Cas3', with translation MADFVRLLAKSSDNPDAPLDSETLPGHTRNVLATASTLADTVGQQALSSLGLNDAFNAEFLRAALLRAAVLHDLGKANDQFQLAVRKPGTAQALRHEWVSVWLALRDDRLNRWLLADCTPVVRSAALYAALGHHLKLKDAADIAVRTAGTTARLSLNHPDFRSCLQHGEALAGLPRAPSLTSCSIDLLARPLAELRDWLRDDDWWTEKATTEEKRFVALVKALLISADVAGSAVPRSGESPERWTESAVAEACTVDMLAEVVSKRLGAHASRPFQEQVRDTPGRLTFVRAGCGSGKTLAAYMWAQKKAVGRKLFVCYPTTGTTTEGFRDYIEAADMAEHAQLKHGRSAADIELLLEDRTADVLERTKRYESLTTWHTPITLCTVDYVLGLIQNYRSALFSFPGIANGAFVFDEVHQYGDRLFAELLRFMDTFRGTPVLLMTAMLPDQRLQALRQATADSGAELQVVDGPAGLEELPRYEVAGVQTEEPWQQVDQTLARGGKVLWVANTIDRAVSFAQAANGRNPLIYHSRYRYVDRLKKHAAVMTAFDDGNPKVSLAVSTQVCEVSLDISADLLVTDMAPIPALIQRLGRLNRRASPDDPRPVCRALVLRPDNRFPYDEEEFDFATIEKWLARLAGRPVSQRDLAEAFAAEDNGVEPQPVESAWLDGGPLAYQQPAREGEGSVSVLLPEDKAACLTRSGRPDTKQVTRLAIPMPLGRVAKEVEHWDHVGSALVAPAGRIEYSEQWGGKWAKKNK
- the cas8a1 gene encoding type I-MYXAN CRISPR-associated Cas8a1/Cmx1, translated to MTIGLFDSGMTALHKVGLAGLWMTLKVLDTDKAAILRRPTGCGWELGDHAVKLVWDGNLAQFLAWLIDESFKLDKKGLFWFPALGEPIANPQQAVVLQSAVLGSFLQHGRTRKADKSIEAGGSLSVTVDDAPLVVTYRRVQHYAHQDADFPPDGLVRLAGWHFPGGAVRHTGLGNTTALEEPLGRTLALQFAVVGAVYFEVRRRGQGTRTAYSIVLPEVTDLSAYARARALFVRYGIQQLVASGSADAGMRVLAELHAAGILADVRSASCRVVSFGVVPWSSQQKTRVQLLTVRPGSAEGLRTYAACRAVLSPKLVRREDKPPFWDVPLVPDMVARNAASGQPWYIGFADLVADKDRREHVFRYERGGLTKMVDDSQTMPEGADRTFILACQEALRRYMGQKFGRAGGADWGTEFEKVRVSFARCKNAHTLRETMTDFWARGGALHQGDKSLLKSEGLWWQQVLPLFNEKNWRRAKDLALLALASYPGGKEEDK
- the cas7i gene encoding type I-B CRISPR-associated protein Cas7/Cst2/DevR gives rise to the protein MSKHLFGIIVTPFGTAANNRGENEGNITTLQKMLWNGEVHSTVSAEAIRWAYRYFWQRSGLPVNRKWDEQKNDHVWQDPKWLPWTDPTGKGKGKDTFIDDDVMGFMLAEAGKTEGNDAEAGKGKRTKGTCDKRRGPLELTRSVSLTPFSGDITFNAKSGEKGSTSLYGTEIHATRYQYGLALTPKALAEPERALAVVDAAISLSEVAGNQSRFLFDFSPESVVFRWTDDFAPRMLYAYAQDAEGKLTVPALLRVVESGDIDPDELVIGGTIAADPGVRELMDEGAFLASGVKAAADEVKKRIRTDLGLK